The Platichthys flesus chromosome 10, fPlaFle2.1, whole genome shotgun sequence genome includes a window with the following:
- the cdkn3 gene encoding cyclin-dependent kinase inhibitor 3, translated as MRTSEFDSSSEDEEIGEEQLTPFHVTWLPLSMVESSQFLGICALPGCKYKENRRSLQRDVEELKNQGVQDVFVFCTRGELNKYRVPSLLDVYRQRGLTVHHTPFLDGDAPELQQCCQILEELQVGLESNRRTVIHCYGGLGRSGLIAACLLLQLSPTMTANKAIEILREHRGGGAIQTVKQYNFLHEFREKFTSYQESREASTERSVSR; from the exons ATGAGGACGAGCGAGTTTGACTCGTCGTCAGAAGACGAGGAGATCGGCGAGGAGCAGCTGACGCCCTTTCACGTCACCTG GTTACCTCTGTCCATGGTGGAGAGCTCTCAGTTTCTGGGGATATGTGCACTACCAG GTTGCAAATACAAAGAGAATCGCAGAAGTCTGCAAAGAGACGTCG AGGAGCTTAAGAACCAGGGCGTCCAGGACGTGTTTGTCTTCTGCACCCGAGGGGAGCTCAACAAGTACCGGGTTCCCTCGCTGCTGGACGTCTACCGGCAGCGGGGCCTCACCGTCCACCACACGCCCTTCCTGGACGGAGACgctcctgagctgcagcagtgctGCCAGATCCTCGAGGAGCTGCAGGTCGGCCTCGAGAGCAACAGGAGGACGGTGATCCA CTGTTATGGAGGCCTGGGACGATCTGGATTAA TCGCcgcctgtctgctgctgcagctctcgcCGACGATGACGGCGAACAAAGCCATCGAGATCCTCCGGGAgcaccgaggaggaggagcgatACAAACAGTGAAG CAATACAACTTCCTGCACGAGTTCCGAGAGAAGTTCACGTCGTACCAGGAGAGCAGGGAGGCTTCCACAGAGCGCTCAGTGTCTCGATGA